The nucleotide window gtgaagctaccttgtgctaatgttttagatttatacgggcagagtttagactactgattaatcttttaacctaatttaaataacatgcaaaCAAACTAGgctagtaacttaatacagcatttacgttaattcacgagattaaaccttcacaacaattaacaagtgcaatacttcaactcatttatcgaattatcgacaaacgacaaagtataatacttaataATTCGATCGGATTcccaacgaataacagagcatagtccgaattcgaacagcactcaaatactcaagtcgaaatcacgatgaacaataaagtataagctcaattttgagcagcactcggacaatcgtcggatagttataatcgatcggatgttgaatcgtaatagcgatcgagttattaccctgattgcggcagcgattcgtgaattgtgtgtgttgtgaacgatttctgctataactcagcgtatactgtgagttttttcgtcgttcaagtgcccaatttcaagtcccagactcctctatttatacccgaaatttgaccctgtcgcgtagggcgaggggtacccccatgggcgtcgcgctacgcgaggggtaacctatgtttatagggtagctacgtgtgtaactaggcttgctgtgttgacagtttcttaaatttcgaatttgacagatagttatgaggataatcgtaactagggttttgcctcccctgagttttaggggccctgatcctgattctgatgattctgaaaattttagggttagtgcagaattacttgggtgtcttaattagggttttcttagtggttaatgattttaaatttagggGCATTACAGATATGTTatgagcaaagaaagagaagtgccgtgaagcactcctagcttagaaaagtggctcattgtaaataaataaatgaaacatgttttgaaaataaaagatttcccggagaaatcatattattgtaaattatgggattttatccctcagctataaaacgggcagtttgaattattaaaagatcctgttttaaaaagacttccacTGTCGCCTAATATTTAAATagcgcaggatttctgtcccgcggctcctgaaacgggtcaaaccgggtcggggggcCGTGACATTCAACCTCAACCCTATCATAATTATCAGCTTCCGCCACATACTCTTACTGATACTCGGGCTGCCGATTGATATCGAAATCGTTTAATTCTTCTTCAAAGTCAAACTTGAAGTTATTTTCATCAACATGAGTTAACTTGAGGTACTCATCCAGAGTATATGTATGCCTGATTTCCCCTTCCTCTACATCAGGTTCAATACGCAGAATCAACTTTTCATATTCATCAACATTCTGATCATCAACATTCTCCCCCTCACCTTCAGCATTTTCTGGTTCTTCATTAGCATCGTCATGAAGATAATCATCGACATTCTCTTCAGTTGACGCTTCTGTAACTTTAATGCCTGTACCACCTTGACCATCGTCATCATTGTCATCATCACTATGACTACTAGCAGAAAAtacatcatctgcatcatctgtCTTATCTTCATCAAcatcctcttcttcatcatcatccttttcaacatcttcctcatcatcattaACATCATCAATTAACACGTCTTCCTCAAAAATACCAGAAACAGCAGAGATAGGACAAGGATTTTGAACAGGTAACTTAGAAACAGAAGATGGAATTATTGCTCTCTCAGTAATTTCAGAAACACCTTCAACACCTTTACCCTTGTTTTTCATCTCAGCATCAATCGCAGCTTGACGACGAGCTCTCACTTCTTCAACCTGAATTTCTTCAAACTTTTGTTCAACAGAAGTTCCAATCAAATTTTCTAACACTTTATTTATCATAAACATCTCGTGTTCTTTCTTTGCATTGGTAGCTTCTAGCTCTTTGTTCTTCAACTTAAAATACTCCTTCTGCTCATCTCTGCGAGCTTTTTCATCTTCCAACTCAGCAATTCTAGCTTTGAGAATATCAATGTAAACCTGATCAGCTTCAACTTTTTGCAACAATGATGCGTTTTCAGCTTCAACTGACTTGACACGCTTTTCAAGTTTCTTCTCACGATCTACCAACTTTTTGTTCTCACCAACACTTCCTCTACTTTCTTTTCCAACTTCTTTACTTGCTCATCATTCACAAAGCTGAAATCTCCAATGTCTTCAAGAGGAATATTCACTGGAATGTGA belongs to Helianthus annuus cultivar XRQ/B chromosome 5, HanXRQr2.0-SUNRISE, whole genome shotgun sequence and includes:
- the LOC110943502 gene encoding glutamic acid-rich protein-like; amino-acid sequence: MLVDESDKEDEAVTEGDAEGDQVRLSPESARLLKALTKNLETEKAAGDEEGDDVDKSSSSSSEEDIDETERAERIRAKIEKEKQLKRKRREDKDDELYNPSPEHVIESQTPPSSGGRKKASARKSVVSPKAARRRMIIKLNPKRSSKPKPSTPPKQPTPPPSPPPQTEQQLSPPHLSPPHQSPPHQPSPQSLSQIHIATPPHEQPVVTSQQIFQTPPSTQPQVQTTPGSSGFKDFPHIPVNIPLEDIGDFSFVNDEQVKKLEKKVEEVLVYIDILKARIAELEDEKARRDEQKEYFKLKNKELEATNAKKEHEMFMINKVLENLIGTSVEQKFEEIQVEEVRARRQAAIDAEMKNKGKGVEGVSEITERAIIPSSVSKLPVQNPCPISAVSGIFEEDVLIDDVNDDEEDVEKDDDEEEDVDEDKTDDADDVFSASSHSDDDNDDDGQGGTGIKVTEASTEENVDDYLHDDANEEPENAEGEGENVDDQNVDEYEKLILRIEPDVEEGEIRHTYTLDEYLKLTHVDENNFKFDFEEELNDFDINRQPEYQ